A stretch of the Tannerella serpentiformis genome encodes the following:
- a CDS encoding phosphatase PAP2 family protein, which yields MLEQILVYERDAFLWLNGLHTPYLDRFMWIYSGNPAWIPLAVFILFALCYRRPWRESVLLILALALAITLCDQFASGFCKPFFARFRPTRHPDFMHVVQTVISPRTGEPYLSGRYGFMSSHAANTFGFALFTSLLFRHRVYTICLFLWAAAMSYTRIYLGVHFLSDIIPGALFGLLFAWLVFRLYVRVRPRFIPDTPLLPYPAVVPRTILCGMLLTHAAITLIAVWWVW from the coding sequence ATGCTCGAACAAATCCTCGTCTACGAACGCGACGCCTTCCTCTGGCTCAACGGCCTGCACACGCCCTACTTAGACCGCTTCATGTGGATCTACTCCGGCAACCCCGCCTGGATCCCGCTGGCCGTCTTCATTCTTTTTGCCCTCTGCTACCGGCGACCTTGGCGCGAATCCGTGCTGCTCATCCTGGCCTTAGCGCTGGCCATCACCCTCTGCGACCAGTTCGCCTCCGGCTTCTGCAAACCCTTCTTCGCCCGCTTCCGACCCACGCGTCACCCAGACTTTATGCATGTGGTGCAGACCGTCATCAGCCCCCGCACCGGCGAGCCTTACCTCAGCGGTCGCTACGGATTCATGTCGAGCCACGCAGCCAACACGTTTGGGTTCGCGCTGTTTACCTCGCTGCTCTTCCGTCACCGTGTCTACACGATCTGCCTCTTCCTCTGGGCCGCCGCCATGTCCTACACGCGCATCTACCTCGGTGTCCACTTCCTTTCGGACATCATCCCCGGCGCCCTCTTCGGTCTACTCTTCGCGTGGCTTGTCTTCCGACTCTACGTCCGTGTCCGCCCCCGCTTTATCCCTGACACACCGCTCCTGCCCTACCCTGCCGTCGTGCCCCGCACCATCCTCTGCGGCATGCTTCTCACTCACGCCGCGATCACGCTTATCGCTGTATGGTGGGTATGGTAG
- a CDS encoding tetratricopeptide repeat protein, with the protein MKRSTLYIISIGLLLAAGSASAQKAERSNIRQGNRLYRNEKYTESEIAYRKGLTVNPRSVEAAYNLGNALYKQKKYPEAAEQYMQIVGRREQLLADNPANGRRLAEVYHNLGNIQMQGKDYAKSVEAYKQSLRLNPKDDETRYNLALAQKLLKNQQQQQQNQQQNQQQQQQQQQEQQQQQQKEDKRENKTQQEKQQNEQMSQDNAQQILDAFLQDERDTQEKVKKAQRQQQERRKTDKQW; encoded by the coding sequence ATGAAAAGAAGCACGCTATACATCATCAGCATAGGCCTGCTGCTGGCCGCCGGAAGCGCATCGGCGCAGAAGGCTGAGCGGTCGAATATCCGCCAGGGCAACCGGCTTTATCGCAACGAGAAATATACCGAGTCCGAGATCGCCTATCGGAAGGGGCTGACGGTCAATCCGCGCTCCGTGGAGGCGGCCTACAACCTCGGCAATGCGCTGTACAAACAGAAGAAATACCCCGAAGCGGCCGAACAATACATGCAGATCGTGGGTCGGCGCGAGCAGTTGCTGGCCGACAACCCGGCCAACGGGCGACGCTTAGCGGAGGTCTATCACAACCTCGGTAACATCCAAATGCAAGGGAAGGATTACGCCAAGAGCGTGGAGGCCTACAAGCAGTCGCTGCGCCTGAACCCGAAGGACGACGAGACGCGTTACAACTTGGCGCTGGCGCAGAAACTGCTCAAGAATCAACAGCAACAACAACAGAATCAACAGCAAAACCAGCAGCAGCAACAGCAGCAGCAACAAGAACAGCAGCAACAGCAGCAAAAGGAAGACAAGCGCGAGAACAAGACGCAGCAAGAGAAACAGCAGAACGAACAGATGAGCCAGGACAACGCGCAGCAGATACTCGACGCCTTCCTGCAAGACGAACGCGACACGCAGGAGAAGGTGAAGAAGGCGCAGCGGCAACAACAGGAACGACGTAAAACAGATAAGCAATGGTAA
- a CDS encoding porin family protein, translated as MKRMILLLMCAAIGLTQAQAQLSFGVKAGANFSTISKIDLSSIGPGGKALSGLFESKYLPGYHVGLYTRYNLTPAMGVQAELLYSMMGYKITSPLVADASVKTQLHYLTVPVLFRYTLPNIGLYAELGPQAGFFLKDNITVTGNLGGRNSYITESGSKQAAPFDLSGVVGLGYRLDNGLSISARYIHEFKTSSGDHFIPTYAKKRGFQVSLAYELF; from the coding sequence ATGAAAAGAATGATTCTCCTCCTGATGTGTGCGGCCATCGGTTTAACGCAGGCACAGGCCCAGCTTTCCTTCGGCGTAAAGGCTGGTGCAAACTTCTCGACGATCAGCAAGATCGATCTCTCCTCAATAGGTCCCGGTGGCAAAGCGCTCTCCGGTCTGTTTGAGAGCAAGTATCTGCCGGGCTATCACGTCGGCTTATACACACGCTACAACCTCACCCCTGCGATGGGTGTACAAGCCGAATTGCTCTACTCGATGATGGGCTATAAGATCACCTCACCCCTGGTCGCAGACGCATCGGTCAAGACGCAGCTGCACTATCTCACCGTGCCCGTGCTCTTCCGCTACACCCTGCCCAACATCGGACTTTACGCCGAGCTGGGCCCGCAGGCAGGCTTCTTCCTGAAGGATAACATCACCGTCACCGGCAATCTGGGCGGCCGCAACTCTTACATCACGGAGAGCGGCTCCAAGCAGGCCGCCCCGTTCGACCTCTCGGGCGTCGTTGGCTTGGGCTATCGGTTGGACAACGGGCTCTCAATCTCTGCGCGCTACATCCATGAGTTCAAGACCTCATCTGGCGATCACTTCATCCCCACGTATGCTAAGAAGCGCGGCTTTCAAGTCTCTCTGGCTTACGAGCTGTTCTAA
- a CDS encoding AAA family ATPase — MNQTVDIRELNERIERHSTFVTTLTMGMNQVIVGQKHLIESLLIGLLSDGHILLEGVPGLAKTLAIKTLASLIDAKYSRIQFTPDLLPADVIGTMVYSQKNEEFQVRQGPIFANFVLADEINRAPAKVQSALLEAMQERQVTIGETTYKLPAPFLVMATQNPIEQEGTYPLPEAQVDRFMLKVIINYPKKEEEKQVIRQNITGHAPEIRPVMDTKQIMAARDIVREVYIDEKIERYIVDIVFATRFPQEYGLTDLQSMIAFAASPRASINLALASRAYAFIKQRGYVIPEDVRAVCHDVMRHRIGLSYEAEANNLTSEAIVSEILNKVEVP; from the coding sequence ATGAATCAAACAGTAGATATCCGGGAATTGAATGAGCGAATCGAGCGCCACAGCACGTTCGTGACAACGCTCACCATGGGAATGAATCAAGTGATCGTCGGGCAGAAACACCTCATCGAGTCGCTGCTCATCGGCCTGCTTTCCGACGGGCACATCCTCCTCGAGGGCGTCCCCGGGCTGGCCAAAACGCTCGCCATTAAGACGCTCGCCTCACTGATCGACGCCAAATACAGCCGCATCCAGTTCACCCCCGACTTGCTCCCGGCCGACGTGATCGGGACTATGGTTTACAGCCAGAAGAACGAGGAATTTCAAGTGCGCCAAGGCCCCATCTTCGCCAACTTCGTGCTGGCTGACGAGATCAACCGTGCCCCGGCCAAGGTGCAAAGCGCACTGCTCGAAGCCATGCAGGAGCGGCAGGTGACCATCGGCGAAACGACCTACAAGCTCCCCGCCCCCTTCCTCGTCATGGCCACGCAGAACCCCATCGAGCAAGAAGGCACCTACCCGCTGCCCGAGGCGCAGGTGGACCGATTCATGCTCAAGGTCATCATCAACTACCCGAAGAAGGAGGAAGAGAAACAGGTGATCCGGCAGAACATCACCGGGCACGCGCCTGAGATCCGCCCCGTGATGGACACGAAGCAGATCATGGCCGCCCGCGACATCGTGCGCGAGGTCTACATCGACGAGAAGATCGAGCGCTACATCGTGGACATCGTCTTCGCCACCCGCTTCCCGCAGGAGTACGGCCTCACCGACCTCCAGTCCATGATCGCCTTCGCCGCCTCACCCCGCGCCTCGATCAACCTCGCACTGGCCTCCCGCGCCTACGCCTTCATCAAGCAGCGCGGGTACGTGATCCCCGAAGACGTGCGCGCCGTCTGCCACGACGTCATGCGTCACCGCATCGGGCTCAGCTACGAGGCCGAAGCCAACAACCTGACCTCCGAAGCCATCGTGAGCGAGATCCTCAACAAAGTCGAGGTGCCCTAA
- a CDS encoding DUF58 domain-containing protein, translated as METSELLKKVRQIEIKTRGLSNNIFAGQYHSAFKGRGMAFSEVREYQFGDDTRDIDWKVTARYVRPYIKVFEEERELTVMLLIDVSGSKDFGTVSQMKRDVTTEIAATLAFSAIQNNDKIGVIFFSDKIEKFIPPQKGRRHILYIIRELIDFRPDDRQTDINQALKYLTNAIKKRCTAFLLSDFIDRGNYRDALTIANRKHDIVAIQVYDRRETELPAVGLMKVRDAETGQERWIDSSSKRVREAYRTWWDKRQAEMNAAFQKSRIDAVSIRTEDDYVKALLALFDKRN; from the coding sequence ATGGAGACGAGCGAACTCTTAAAGAAGGTCCGGCAGATCGAAATCAAGACGCGCGGACTCTCGAACAACATCTTCGCCGGGCAATACCACTCAGCCTTCAAGGGGCGCGGTATGGCCTTCAGCGAAGTCCGCGAATACCAGTTCGGCGACGACACGCGCGACATCGATTGGAAAGTCACCGCGCGCTACGTCCGGCCCTACATCAAGGTCTTCGAGGAAGAGCGCGAGCTGACTGTCATGCTGCTCATCGACGTATCGGGCAGCAAGGACTTCGGCACCGTGTCGCAGATGAAGCGCGACGTGACGACGGAGATCGCCGCCACGCTGGCCTTCTCCGCCATACAGAACAACGACAAGATCGGCGTCATCTTCTTCTCCGATAAGATCGAGAAGTTCATCCCCCCGCAGAAGGGCCGCCGACACATCTTATATATCATCCGCGAGCTGATCGACTTCCGGCCCGACGACCGTCAGACGGACATCAACCAAGCGCTGAAGTACCTCACCAACGCCATCAAGAAGCGTTGCACGGCCTTCCTGCTCTCCGACTTCATCGACCGCGGCAACTACCGCGACGCGCTGACCATCGCCAACCGCAAGCACGACATCGTAGCCATCCAAGTCTACGACCGCCGCGAGACGGAGCTGCCCGCCGTAGGCCTGATGAAAGTGCGCGACGCCGAGACCGGCCAAGAACGATGGATCGACAGCTCCTCCAAACGAGTGCGTGAAGCCTACCGCACGTGGTGGGACAAACGGCAGGCGGAGATGAACGCCGCCTTCCAAAAGAGCCGCATCGACGCCGTCTCTATCCGTACGGAGGACGACTATGTGAAGGCGCTGCTGGCTCTCTTCGATAAACGAAACTGA
- a CDS encoding vWA domain-containing protein: protein MFRFAHPIYLYLLAVLPVMIGGYVYTLIDRRRAVRRFGDPKLVAELMPEVSRKREHLKFWLFFAAVAVMIFVIAGPQFGSKLETVKKRGVEIMICLDVSNSMMAEDIQPNRLEKAKQMLSRMTESFTNDKVGLIVFAGDAFTQLPITSDYISAKMFLSSISPSMVSTQGTAIGAAINLALRSFTPNDQAGKTILLITDGENHEDDAVKAAKAAADRGISVNIVGIGQPEGAPIPVGGSSNYMKDNDGNVVITRLNEQMCQEIAAAGKGIYVRADNTNSALHTLQKEIDKMQKAEQESQVYSEYDEQFQSLAWIVLLLLIAEYIIMDRRNRIFRRVKLFSR from the coding sequence ATGTTTCGTTTTGCACACCCCATATACCTCTACCTGCTGGCCGTGCTCCCGGTGATGATCGGGGGCTACGTCTACACCCTCATCGACCGTCGGCGGGCCGTGCGTCGCTTCGGCGACCCGAAGCTCGTGGCCGAGCTCATGCCGGAAGTGTCGCGTAAGCGCGAGCACCTGAAGTTCTGGCTCTTCTTCGCCGCCGTGGCCGTGATGATCTTCGTGATCGCCGGGCCACAGTTCGGCTCCAAGCTCGAGACGGTAAAGAAGCGCGGCGTAGAGATCATGATCTGCCTCGACGTCTCCAACTCGATGATGGCCGAGGACATCCAGCCCAACCGCCTCGAGAAGGCCAAGCAGATGCTCTCCCGCATGACCGAGAGCTTCACCAACGACAAGGTGGGGCTGATCGTCTTCGCCGGCGACGCCTTCACGCAGCTGCCCATCACGTCGGACTATATCTCCGCCAAGATGTTCCTCTCCTCCATCAGCCCCTCGATGGTCTCCACGCAAGGCACGGCCATCGGCGCAGCCATCAACTTAGCCCTGCGTTCCTTCACGCCGAACGACCAGGCGGGTAAGACCATCCTGCTGATCACCGACGGCGAGAACCATGAGGACGACGCCGTGAAGGCCGCCAAAGCCGCTGCCGATCGAGGCATCAGCGTCAACATCGTCGGCATCGGGCAGCCCGAAGGCGCGCCCATCCCCGTCGGTGGAAGCAGCAATTACATGAAGGACAACGACGGCAACGTGGTCATCACCCGACTCAACGAACAGATGTGTCAGGAGATAGCCGCCGCTGGCAAAGGCATCTATGTCCGCGCCGACAACACCAACTCGGCCCTGCACACGCTGCAAAAAGAGATCGACAAGATGCAGAAGGCCGAGCAAGAAAGCCAGGTCTATTCCGAATACGACGAGCAGTTCCAGAGCCTCGCGTGGATCGTGCTCCTGCTGCTCATCGCGGAGTATATCATCATGGATCGCCGGAATCGGATCTTCCGTCGGGTCAAGCTGTTTTCGAGATAG
- a CDS encoding SH3 domain-containing protein, translating into MTPIKQITLTLLAFLFAAVSLHAADRDAELRSAEKAYADGNYPAAAEQYEALIKNYGDAAEVYYNLGNAYYKLGRIAPAILNYERALVMNPGDGDTRFNLEMARQRTADRIEPADGFFGRAYRSVQHLLSVDGWAAVGLICFVAFAGCLVLFFFSKWMRLRKTGFYLGLLLLFITVMANVFAWGERQDLIVRDAAVVFTSTVTIKSSPDRSGTDLFILHEGTKVTIKNTLGEWYEIRLGDGKEGWIPRKDLERI; encoded by the coding sequence ATGACTCCCATCAAGCAAATCACCCTCACCCTTTTGGCGTTCCTCTTCGCCGCCGTCAGTCTGCATGCCGCCGACCGCGACGCCGAACTCCGCAGCGCCGAAAAGGCCTACGCCGACGGCAATTACCCCGCTGCCGCTGAGCAATACGAAGCCCTGATCAAGAACTACGGCGACGCTGCCGAGGTCTACTACAACCTCGGCAACGCTTACTACAAGCTCGGACGCATCGCCCCTGCCATCCTCAACTATGAGCGCGCCCTGGTCATGAACCCCGGCGACGGCGACACGCGTTTCAACCTCGAGATGGCCCGCCAACGCACGGCAGATCGCATCGAGCCCGCCGACGGCTTCTTCGGCCGTGCCTATCGCAGCGTGCAACACCTGCTCAGCGTCGACGGTTGGGCTGCGGTCGGCCTGATCTGCTTCGTCGCCTTCGCTGGCTGCCTCGTCCTCTTCTTCTTTTCCAAGTGGATGCGCCTGCGTAAGACTGGCTTCTACCTCGGGCTCCTTCTCCTCTTCATCACCGTCATGGCCAACGTCTTTGCCTGGGGCGAGCGGCAGGATTTGATCGTGCGCGACGCGGCAGTCGTCTTCACCTCCACCGTCACCATCAAAAGCTCACCCGATCGCAGTGGCACCGACCTCTTCATCCTGCACGAGGGCACCAAGGTGACGATCAAGAACACCCTCGGCGAATGGTACGAGATCCGTCTCGGCGACGGCAAAGAGGGCTGGATCCCCCGCAAAGACCTCGAACGCATCTAA
- a CDS encoding BatD family protein, whose translation MVNATKQLILFLALWLTAGATHLAKANGVTFRASAPSAVVMGQQFQLTYTVNTEGASSLRTPDLSDFEVLMGPSSSVSRSMQIVNGQMSSSYSQTFTYVLMPKKEGTFNIGPGSIKIKNANYSSNSLVIKVLPPDKAGSAGGGRSGGAAAGAAGAGASQGSTSVGANELFVRMNVANRSVYEQEGILVTFKIYSLYDVDLDDIKFPEFEGFLAQDIELNPQWTLENYNGRNYRTAVFKQTILYPQRSGKITIGSGRFDAIAHVRVKQRSGSIFDELMGGGYQDIRKVLTTAPVTIDVKPLPSGKPESFNGAVGGYTMKATINSNQAKTNEAVTVTVTLTGNGNIKLAKNPTVTFPNDFEVYDPKVETNIRTTASGSSGTKTIEYIAIPRYAGDFEIPAIRFSYFDPRSGSYKTLTSEPFKLHVEKGPEGAASPAVSNYGSQEDVKYLSKDIRYIKTSSPHFVNSRGDIFFGSFTYVLAYVLIALLFAVFFVIYRKQMKENADLAFVRTKRANKVALRRLKTAEKLMKEGRKEDFYDEIFRTLWGYLSDKLNIPQADLTRENVGNELATFGADETLAKDLMQILDTCEFARYAPSQASDTLDTLYRQTADAIGRMENLTKH comes from the coding sequence ATGGTAAACGCAACGAAGCAACTGATTCTATTCCTCGCCCTCTGGCTCACGGCCGGGGCAACGCACCTCGCGAAAGCTAACGGGGTGACCTTCCGGGCCTCGGCCCCCAGCGCTGTCGTCATGGGGCAGCAATTCCAACTCACCTACACGGTCAACACCGAGGGGGCCAGCTCGCTCCGCACGCCGGATCTCTCGGACTTCGAGGTGCTGATGGGCCCCAGCTCGTCCGTCAGCCGCAGCATGCAGATCGTCAACGGGCAGATGTCAAGCTCCTACTCCCAGACCTTCACCTATGTGCTGATGCCGAAGAAGGAGGGCACCTTCAACATCGGGCCGGGCAGCATCAAGATCAAGAACGCCAACTATAGCTCCAACTCGCTCGTCATTAAGGTGCTTCCGCCCGACAAGGCAGGCAGTGCCGGCGGTGGACGGAGCGGCGGGGCCGCCGCAGGAGCCGCTGGTGCGGGCGCCTCGCAAGGCTCGACGAGCGTGGGCGCGAACGAGCTCTTCGTACGTATGAACGTAGCCAACCGCAGCGTCTACGAGCAGGAGGGCATCCTCGTCACCTTCAAGATCTACTCCCTCTATGACGTCGACCTCGACGACATCAAATTCCCCGAGTTCGAGGGCTTCCTCGCCCAAGACATCGAGCTCAACCCCCAGTGGACACTCGAAAACTACAACGGCCGCAACTATCGCACCGCCGTCTTCAAGCAAACCATCCTCTACCCCCAGCGTTCGGGCAAGATCACCATTGGCTCGGGCCGCTTCGATGCCATTGCGCACGTCCGCGTCAAGCAACGCTCGGGAAGCATCTTCGACGAGCTTATGGGCGGCGGTTATCAGGACATCCGCAAGGTGCTCACCACGGCGCCCGTCACCATCGACGTCAAACCGCTACCCTCCGGCAAGCCCGAATCGTTCAATGGCGCCGTGGGTGGCTACACGATGAAGGCCACCATCAACTCCAACCAAGCCAAGACGAACGAGGCCGTGACCGTGACCGTCACACTCACCGGCAACGGCAACATCAAGCTGGCCAAGAATCCCACCGTGACCTTCCCCAACGACTTCGAAGTCTATGACCCGAAAGTGGAGACGAACATCCGCACCACCGCCTCGGGCTCAAGCGGCACGAAGACGATCGAATACATCGCCATCCCGCGCTACGCCGGCGACTTCGAGATCCCTGCCATCCGCTTCTCCTACTTCGACCCCCGTAGCGGATCGTACAAGACGCTCACCTCGGAGCCCTTCAAGCTGCACGTCGAAAAGGGCCCCGAAGGCGCCGCCTCGCCCGCCGTCTCCAACTATGGGTCGCAGGAGGACGTCAAGTATCTCAGCAAAGACATCCGCTACATCAAAACCTCAAGCCCGCACTTCGTCAACTCTCGGGGCGACATCTTCTTCGGGTCATTCACTTACGTCCTTGCCTACGTGCTGATCGCCCTGCTCTTCGCCGTCTTCTTCGTCATCTACCGCAAGCAGATGAAGGAGAATGCCGACCTGGCCTTTGTCCGCACCAAACGCGCCAACAAGGTGGCGCTGCGTCGCCTCAAAACGGCAGAGAAGCTGATGAAGGAGGGTCGCAAGGAGGACTTCTACGACGAGATCTTCCGCACGCTTTGGGGTTATCTCAGCGATAAGCTCAACATCCCGCAGGCCGACCTGACGCGCGAGAACGTCGGCAACGAGCTGGCCACCTTCGGCGCAGACGAGACACTGGCCAAAGACCTGATGCAGATACTCGACACCTGCGAGTTCGCCCGCTATGCCCCCTCGCAAGCCTCCGACACCCTCGACACCCTCTATCGGCAGACCGCCGACGCCATCGGACGAATGGAAAACCTCACCAAACATTGA
- a CDS encoding porin family protein, translating into MKTKRMILLAACAIALGLTHAQAQSPFSFGVKAGVNFSTISRPNLIIHGPGDGLETDQFKMKFIPGYHLGLYGRYNFSPAVGVQAEVLYSMAGYKVTTTLLNGTYIRTQLHYLNVPVLFRYTMPSSGFYAELGPQFGYFLKDNIVGTGHIGTVRGGFSDSGEGQAASLSLEGVVGVGYKLDNGVGFALRYQHEFKTSSNVNRLIPDKAQKRGIQLSVTYDLF; encoded by the coding sequence ATGAAAACTAAAAGAATGATTCTCCTCGCTGCATGTGCCATCGCCCTTGGCTTGACGCATGCCCAAGCACAGTCGCCCTTCTCCTTCGGAGTCAAGGCGGGTGTCAACTTCTCCACAATCAGTAGGCCCAACCTGATCATCCACGGCCCCGGGGACGGCTTAGAGACAGACCAATTCAAGATGAAGTTCATCCCCGGCTATCATCTGGGGCTCTACGGCCGCTACAATTTCAGCCCCGCCGTGGGCGTGCAAGCCGAAGTGCTCTACTCTATGGCCGGCTACAAGGTGACCACCACGTTGCTCAATGGCACCTACATCCGCACTCAGCTGCACTATCTCAACGTGCCCGTGCTCTTCCGCTACACCATGCCGAGCAGTGGCTTCTATGCCGAGCTGGGTCCGCAGTTCGGGTATTTCCTGAAGGATAACATCGTGGGAACCGGACATATCGGCACCGTCAGAGGCGGCTTCTCCGATAGTGGTGAGGGTCAGGCAGCATCGCTAAGCCTTGAAGGCGTGGTGGGTGTCGGCTACAAGTTGGACAATGGCGTAGGCTTCGCCTTACGTTACCAGCACGAGTTCAAGACCTCGTCTAACGTCAACCGGCTCATCCCCGACAAGGCGCAGAAGCGCGGCATCCAGCTCTCTGTCACCTACGACCTGTTCTAA
- a CDS encoding vWA domain-containing protein has protein sequence MTFANPAYLFLLILLAPLIAAYVWKLRRSQASMEMSSSEAFAQPGMTTAKVRLRHLPFVLRMVAIALVIVILARPQSTDSWQNSSTEGIDIMMAMDISGSMLARDLRPDRLTAAKNVAASFINGRPNDNIGLVVFSGESFTQCPLTTDHAVLLNLFKDIQSGMIEDGTAIGVGLANAVSRIKDSQAKSKVIILLTDGSNNRGEIAPVTAAEIARTFGIRVYTIGVGTQGEAPYPFRLPGGTIQMQMVPVDIDEPTLQQIASITGGQYFRATNNSSLKSIYAEIDKMEKTKISVREFSKKQEEYTRIALVVLGLLLIEWLLRITILKRIP, from the coding sequence ATGACGTTTGCTAATCCCGCCTATTTGTTTTTGTTGATCCTGCTTGCGCCGCTGATTGCTGCGTATGTGTGGAAACTACGCCGCAGCCAGGCGAGCATGGAGATGTCGTCGTCCGAAGCCTTCGCGCAGCCGGGCATGACGACTGCCAAGGTGCGCCTGCGCCATCTGCCCTTCGTGCTGCGCATGGTGGCCATCGCGCTCGTCATCGTCATTCTGGCCCGCCCGCAGTCGACGGACAGCTGGCAGAACTCCTCGACCGAAGGCATCGACATTATGATGGCCATGGACATCTCGGGCAGTATGCTCGCCCGTGACCTGCGCCCCGACCGACTGACGGCGGCCAAGAATGTAGCCGCCAGCTTCATCAACGGTCGACCGAACGACAACATCGGCCTCGTGGTCTTCTCCGGCGAGAGCTTCACCCAGTGCCCCCTCACGACTGATCACGCCGTGCTGCTGAACCTCTTCAAAGACATCCAAAGCGGCATGATCGAGGACGGTACCGCCATTGGCGTCGGACTGGCCAACGCCGTGAGTCGCATCAAGGACAGCCAAGCCAAGTCGAAGGTGATCATCCTCTTGACCGACGGCTCGAACAACCGCGGCGAGATCGCCCCGGTGACGGCGGCCGAGATCGCTCGCACGTTCGGCATCCGCGTCTATACGATCGGCGTGGGCACTCAGGGCGAGGCGCCCTACCCCTTCCGACTGCCCGGCGGCACGATCCAAATGCAGATGGTGCCCGTCGACATCGACGAGCCGACTCTGCAACAGATCGCCTCCATCACCGGCGGCCAATACTTCCGCGCCACGAACAACTCGAGCCTCAAGTCCATCTACGCCGAGATCGACAAGATGGAGAAGACCAAAATCAGCGTCCGCGAGTTCAGCAAGAAGCAAGAGGAATACACGCGCATCGCCCTCGTCGTGCTGGGCCTGCTGCTCATCGAGTGGCTCCTGCGCATCACTATCCTCAAGAGAATCCCGTAA